The Oscillatoria sp. FACHB-1406 genome window below encodes:
- a CDS encoding YqeG family HAD IIIA-type phosphatase: MALKIHLQPNLVLGGPVIDLTPEILQKYHLKGLVLDVDETLVPLRKREVSPEVIEWVTQLRDTVPLWLVSNNLSENRIGRIAQALDLPYITGARKPSRRKLRQAVAEMNLPVERVAMVGDRLFTDVLAGNRLGMFSILVEPMVDPLKVPSHALRNMEVLVSELLGVTLAHGNHRLHPPHRR; encoded by the coding sequence AATCCACTTACAACCCAACCTCGTTCTCGGCGGTCCCGTCATTGATTTAACACCCGAAATCTTACAAAAATATCACCTCAAAGGATTAGTGTTAGATGTCGATGAAACCCTCGTTCCCCTCAGAAAACGGGAGGTTTCACCTGAAGTGATCGAGTGGGTAACGCAATTGCGGGATACCGTCCCGTTATGGTTAGTCAGCAATAACCTCAGTGAAAATCGCATCGGTAGAATCGCGCAAGCCTTGGATTTACCCTACATTACCGGGGCGCGCAAACCTTCGCGGCGGAAGTTGCGGCAGGCTGTGGCAGAGATGAATTTACCCGTGGAACGAGTGGCAATGGTGGGCGATCGCTTGTTCACCGACGTGCTAGCGGGGAATCGCTTGGGGATGTTTTCGATCTTAGTCGAACCGATGGTGGATCCCTTGAAAGTTCCTTCCCACGCCCTGCGAAACATGGAAGTGTTAGTGTCTGAGTTGTTAGGCGTGACGCTTGCCCACGGCAATCACA